A stretch of Arcobacter arenosus DNA encodes these proteins:
- a CDS encoding phage tail protein, which yields MAQLIVINNPFDRHNKTITQIDGGLAIFHYLNTQDESIEYVASLNGKITEDFTYILRQHDCLAVVPIPKGGGGGNKVLRTVAMLALSVFAPQMGAYLSKITFASSIATSIFTGAVFLAGGMIINALLPVATPSVNTNTSLEEVSPTYSFSGSSNAREVGTTLPIMLGKARITPPIIGSYLSLEEDKQYLNVLMALNDGEVDSISDIEINNQAIDNFDNVTYDTRLGTNNQTLINGFRDSILTSNVGIGLDTTGGDTVYTTIGNSINELEIVLTLGSGHYYINDSSKYVLPDTPIQYKIEYKLSTDTEYTTYETKTISKVYKTTQRLAINIKDLEQGQYDIRVTRVSSFSEDTRTANSLTLEYVNEIIYDDFIYPNVALLSVKAMATDQLNGNFPTITTIVDNTNTRNVLYPKNNPAWACYDLLKREGIPDSDINLTKFQEWADYCDTEGFTCNLYLDSQQELQSALNMCSVLGRATVVQFGSIFTPIVSKVVDVPTQSFLFTSGNILDGTFQVDYAPYNDRANIIDVTYYDSTDSYNAKTVQVQSDDFDSTSTERKTEINLYGCTDRTIALRYAKFLLNQNRYLSETVSFEADIDSIACTVGDVIKVGVKYMSNTLADGRLSGINGTTITLDQEIDLEENEDYEIQLRLEDDSIYSYNFTADTTESTNTITIDTTLTDEAKNVVFAFGKLDTEATNLYRVTNLSTSNDFIKKITALEYNPTVYDDDVTIEVEESTTSAEVSNLKAQTFLIKNQESYEVGLNVSWVGRKLSYPIYYKLSTDTEYTFLKNVSQNSTTITDLIYGETYDIKVDTQTVQVVFQDNTIPPDVSTFTISGATKEMKTLNFTLANKPIDFKGYEIRYQLGDYPDWNTAIPLSDSLITASPYQTELLSTKGTYTLMIKAVDIFGNESANTSNIIFTQSISLYNNLVFTMDYADNGFNGTISNGTVIDGELVATTDNGDSTWDMSFIGIFYPDVGETAKVIYEGDGSPTIYYRTFGDELFFDSDDAYLPSGDYLYREATQNDWEVYTSGFKAKANTPYQIKIEFDDSPTQPIIREFKVEIDAIDILETLDDVEIPIEGKTVTAENIDSVKWVGGVLQDDGGDAYSVKYIKNTNGALIKVYDINGDATTGLVDILMKGYNNG from the coding sequence ATGGCACAATTAATCGTAATAAATAATCCTTTTGATAGACATAATAAAACGATAACACAAATAGATGGTGGTTTAGCAATATTTCATTATTTAAACACACAAGATGAATCTATTGAATATGTTGCATCCTTAAATGGAAAGATTACAGAAGATTTTACTTATATTCTAAGACAACATGATTGTTTAGCAGTAGTGCCAATACCTAAAGGTGGTGGCGGTGGTAATAAAGTTCTTAGAACTGTTGCTATGTTAGCACTTTCAGTTTTTGCACCACAAATGGGAGCATATTTATCAAAGATTACTTTTGCTTCAAGTATAGCCACCTCAATATTTACTGGAGCGGTATTTTTAGCGGGGGGTATGATTATTAATGCTCTACTCCCAGTTGCTACTCCTTCTGTAAATACAAACACATCACTAGAAGAAGTTTCGCCAACATATTCATTTAGTGGTAGTTCAAACGCAAGAGAAGTTGGAACAACTCTACCTATTATGTTAGGGAAAGCAAGAATTACACCACCTATTATTGGAAGTTATTTATCACTAGAAGAAGATAAGCAATATTTAAATGTCTTGATGGCTTTAAATGATGGTGAAGTTGATTCAATAAGTGATATTGAGATAAACAATCAGGCAATAGATAACTTTGATAATGTTACTTATGATACTAGACTTGGAACTAACAATCAAACTTTAATTAACGGGTTTAGAGATTCTATTTTAACATCAAATGTTGGTATTGGATTAGATACAACGGGTGGAGACACAGTTTATACAACAATAGGAAATTCAATCAATGAGTTGGAAATTGTATTGACTTTAGGAAGCGGACACTATTATATAAATGATAGTAGTAAGTATGTTCTTCCAGACACCCCAATTCAATACAAAATAGAGTATAAATTAAGTACAGATACAGAATATACAACATACGAAACTAAAACAATAAGTAAGGTTTATAAAACTACTCAAAGACTTGCAATAAATATAAAAGACTTAGAGCAAGGTCAATATGATATTAGAGTTACAAGGGTGTCATCTTTTAGTGAAGATACAAGAACAGCAAACTCTTTAACTTTAGAATATGTAAATGAGATTATATATGATGATTTTATTTATCCAAATGTAGCATTGTTAAGCGTAAAAGCTATGGCAACAGACCAACTAAATGGAAATTTCCCAACAATAACTACAATAGTAGATAACACAAATACTAGAAATGTTTTATATCCTAAAAACAATCCCGCTTGGGCTTGTTATGATTTATTAAAAAGAGAAGGAATACCTGATTCAGATATCAACTTAACTAAATTTCAAGAGTGGGCGGATTATTGTGACACAGAAGGCTTTACTTGTAACTTATACTTAGATTCACAACAAGAACTACAATCTGCATTAAATATGTGTTCTGTTCTAGGAAGGGCAACAGTCGTTCAATTTGGAAGTATATTTACTCCTATTGTCTCAAAAGTTGTTGATGTTCCTACTCAATCATTTTTATTTACAAGTGGAAACATTTTAGATGGAACATTTCAAGTTGATTATGCACCATATAACGATAGAGCAAACATTATTGATGTTACTTATTACGATTCAACTGATTCATACAATGCTAAAACTGTTCAAGTACAAAGTGATGACTTTGATAGCACATCAACGGAGAGAAAAACAGAAATTAATTTATATGGATGTACCGATAGAACTATTGCTTTAAGATATGCAAAATTTCTTTTAAACCAAAATAGGTATTTAAGTGAAACAGTTTCTTTTGAAGCAGATATTGATTCAATTGCTTGTACTGTTGGTGATGTAATTAAAGTTGGTGTTAAGTATATGAGTAATACTTTAGCTGATGGTAGATTAAGTGGAATTAACGGAACGACTATAACTTTAGACCAAGAAATAGATTTAGAAGAAAATGAAGATTATGAAATTCAATTAAGGTTAGAAGATGATTCTATATATTCTTATAACTTTACAGCGGATACGACAGAATCAACCAATACTATTACAATAGATACAACACTTACAGATGAAGCAAAAAATGTAGTATTTGCTTTTGGTAAACTAGATACAGAAGCAACAAATTTATATAGAGTTACAAACCTTTCAACATCAAATGATTTTATAAAAAAAATTACAGCATTAGAATATAACCCAACTGTTTATGATGATGATGTGACGATAGAAGTAGAAGAATCAACAACTAGTGCCGAAGTATCAAACCTAAAAGCACAAACATTCTTAATCAAAAATCAAGAGTCTTATGAGGTTGGATTAAATGTATCTTGGGTTGGCAGAAAACTAAGCTACCCAATATACTACAAACTTTCAACAGATACAGAATATACATTTTTAAAAAATGTAAGTCAAAATAGCACAACAATAACTGATTTAATCTATGGTGAAACATACGATATTAAAGTTGATACACAAACTGTTCAAGTAGTATTTCAAGATAACACAATACCGCCTGATGTTAGCACTTTCACAATTAGTGGTGCTACAAAAGAAATGAAAACTTTAAATTTCACTCTTGCAAATAAACCTATTGATTTTAAAGGGTATGAAATTAGATATCAATTAGGTGATTATCCTGATTGGAACACAGCAATACCATTAAGTGATAGTTTAATTACCGCTTCACCATATCAAACTGAATTATTAAGCACAAAAGGTACTTACACTTTGATGATAAAAGCGGTTGATATTTTTGGAAATGAAAGTGCAAACACATCAAATATCATCTTCACTCAATCAATTTCTTTATACAACAATTTGGTATTCACAATGGATTATGCAGACAATGGATTTAATGGAACTATCTCAAATGGTACTGTAATAGATGGCGAATTAGTAGCAACAACTGACAATGGTGATAGCACTTGGGATATGTCATTTATTGGTATCTTTTATCCTGATGTAGGGGAAACAGCAAAGGTTATATATGAAGGGGATGGAAGTCCAACAATTTATTATAGAACTTTTGGTGATGAATTATTCTTTGATAGTGACGATGCTTATTTACCAAGTGGCGATTATCTTTATAGAGAAGCAACACAAAACGATTGGGAAGTTTATACAAGTGGATTTAAAGCAAAAGCAAACACACCCTATCAAATAAAAATAGAGTTTGATGATTCACCTACACAACCAATTATCAGAGAGTTTAAAGTTGAAATTGATGCAATAGATATATTAGAGACTTTAGATGATGTTGAAATTCCAATAGAAGGGAAAACAGTTACAGCAGAAAATATTGATTCAGTTAAATGGGTAGGTGGAGTTTTACAAGATGATGGCGGTGATGCTTATTCAGTTAAGTACATAAAAAATACAAACGGAGCATTAATCAAAGTATATGATATCAATGGCGATGCAACTACTGGATTGGTTGATATATTAATGAAAGGATATAACAATGGCTAA
- a CDS encoding phage head closure protein, protein MYARNLRHRIAFQEQSSTTNAFNEKIDSWNDVFETWASIQTISGKEQYLSNQNYSTLSHKIRVRYSVLIDSKQRILFNNRVFKILSVLNIFEKNQELEILCEEVL, encoded by the coding sequence ATGTATGCAAGAAACCTAAGACACAGAATTGCATTTCAAGAGCAAAGCAGCACTACAAATGCTTTCAATGAAAAAATAGACTCATGGAATGATGTTTTTGAAACTTGGGCTTCGATTCAAACTATATCAGGGAAAGAGCAGTATTTGAGTAATCAAAACTATTCAACACTATCTCATAAGATTAGAGTTAGATATTCAGTTTTGATTGATTCAAAACAAAGAATTTTATTTAACAATAGAGTTTTCAAGATTTTAAGTGTTTTAAATATCTTTGAAAAAAATCAAGAGTTAGAAATATTATGTGAGGAAGTTTTATGA
- a CDS encoding C40 family peptidase: MYNLEKLLDIPFVDNGRDFNGVDCYGLLMLYYKEILGIDVPDTKITAYQPNRTMAMYLDYVSRNWNEIKTPKKHCGVALSLNQNHPKLVTHFAVAIDEKRAIHTVKGKNTHIIDMDSPMFKPFIKGFYEWHN, from the coding sequence ATGTATAACTTAGAAAAACTATTAGACATTCCATTTGTAGATAATGGCAGAGATTTTAATGGAGTAGATTGCTACGGACTATTAATGCTTTACTATAAAGAAATACTTGGAATTGATGTTCCTGATACAAAAATAACAGCATATCAACCAAATAGAACAATGGCTATGTATTTAGATTATGTTAGTAGAAATTGGAATGAAATTAAAACTCCTAAAAAACATTGTGGAGTAGCATTATCCCTAAATCAAAATCACCCAAAACTAGTGACTCATTTCGCAGTTGCTATTGATGAAAAAAGAGCAATACATACAGTAAAAGGTAAAAATACACATATCATAGATATGGATTCACCAATGTTTAAACCATTTATAAAAGGATTTTACGAATGGCACAATTAA
- the gp17 gene encoding tail completion protein gp17 produces MVEVDLIKHLLNDATLQTLISNSVYPLLAPENSPSPYITVQTININDETSLEGVNYSSKYTFQIDVFSSFYEQMKEITSAVKSSVYQFSHIVYEFNSRDIYEKDTQLHRQLIEFKINKRGD; encoded by the coding sequence ATGGTAGAAGTTGATTTAATAAAACACTTATTAAATGATGCAACATTACAAACACTTATTTCAAATAGTGTTTATCCACTGCTTGCACCAGAAAATTCACCTTCACCATATATTACTGTTCAAACAATAAATATAAATGATGAAACTTCATTAGAAGGTGTTAATTATTCAAGTAAGTACACTTTTCAAATTGATGTTTTTTCGAGTTTTTACGAACAAATGAAAGAGATAACAAGTGCTGTTAAAAGTAGTGTATATCAGTTTAGTCATATTGTCTATGAATTTAATTCAAGAGATATTTATGAAAAAGATACACAACTTCATAGACAGTTAATAGAATTCAAAATTAATAAAAGAGGTGATTAA
- a CDS encoding phage tail assembly protein T, translating to MTHAELLEWQEYYDLEPFPADRQEYQLAVISQILAASVGADKKTEDFLISHKKKVKPKDNKRLEENIKKIFGVK from the coding sequence TTGACTCATGCAGAATTGTTGGAGTGGCAAGAATATTATGATTTAGAGCCATTTCCTGCAGACAGACAAGAATATCAACTTGCAGTAATAAGTCAGATATTAGCAGCCTCTGTTGGAGCAGATAAAAAGACTGAAGATTTTCTTATAAGTCATAAGAAGAAAGTTAAGCCTAAAGACAATAAAAGGCTTGAAGAAAATATTAAAAAAATATTTGGAGTGAAATAA
- a CDS encoding phage major capsid protein, which translates to MNLEQLRALLASLDVQMRGIIEGADKEKGLTEEEATRYDSLEKQFEDAQRNIERLEKAEKRASFMNEPVSKPVVVVAADERQDNDIDEARENFWNMARGLNFEKRSLNTATNSEGGYLVPESFADTIIMKTAEKSYIRDLATVSTSTHTENMPVEGDDGANGWIDEEGTYPESDPTIGTIQLKAYKTGRILKVTDESLQDSVPSIEGYVAMKFAKSTTKAEEAAFISGDGNSKPTGVLVTATVGKTAASATAIAPDEILDLMTSLDEDYEGNAYLMMNKNTRNAIRKMKDSNGQYLWVQGFGGNPDTFDGKPIRINKYMPDIAAGAKPIAYGDFSYYHIKDRKVMTLKRLDELYAGTGHVGFRIDKRVDAKLVLADAVKTLQMAAS; encoded by the coding sequence ATGAATTTAGAGCAATTAAGAGCCTTATTAGCTTCTCTTGACGTTCAAATGAGAGGGATTATCGAAGGTGCAGACAAAGAAAAAGGTTTAACAGAAGAAGAAGCGACAAGATATGATTCTTTAGAAAAGCAATTTGAAGATGCACAAAGAAATATTGAGAGATTAGAAAAAGCAGAAAAAAGAGCCTCATTTATGAATGAGCCTGTATCTAAGCCAGTTGTTGTAGTTGCAGCAGATGAAAGACAAGATAATGATATTGATGAAGCAAGAGAAAACTTTTGGAATATGGCAAGAGGTTTAAATTTTGAGAAAAGATCATTAAACACAGCAACTAATTCAGAAGGTGGTTATTTAGTGCCTGAATCTTTTGCAGATACTATCATTATGAAAACTGCAGAAAAATCTTATATTAGAGATTTAGCAACAGTTTCAACATCAACACATACTGAAAATATGCCTGTAGAAGGTGACGATGGAGCAAATGGATGGATTGATGAAGAAGGTACTTACCCAGAAAGTGATCCAACAATCGGAACAATTCAATTGAAAGCATATAAGACAGGTAGAATCTTAAAAGTTACAGATGAGTCATTACAAGATTCAGTCCCATCAATTGAGGGATATGTTGCAATGAAATTTGCAAAATCTACTACAAAAGCAGAGGAAGCAGCATTTATTAGTGGTGATGGAAATTCTAAGCCAACAGGCGTATTAGTTACTGCAACAGTTGGTAAAACAGCGGCTAGTGCAACAGCGATTGCACCTGATGAAATCCTAGACTTAATGACTTCTTTAGATGAAGATTATGAAGGTAATGCTTATTTAATGATGAATAAAAACACTAGAAATGCTATTAGAAAGATGAAAGATTCTAACGGACAATATTTATGGGTACAAGGGTTTGGTGGAAATCCTGACACATTCGATGGGAAACCAATTAGAATTAATAAATATATGCCTGATATCGCAGCAGGAGCAAAACCTATTGCATATGGTGATTTTTCATACTACCACATTAAAGACAGAAAAGTTATGACTTTAAAAAGATTAGATGAACTATATGCAGGAACAGGTCATGTTGGTTTTAGAATTGACAAAAGAGTTGATGCGAAACTTGTTTTAGCAGATGCAGTTAAAACGCTTCAAATGGCAGCTTCTTAA
- a CDS encoding HK97-gp10 family putative phage morphogenesis protein, whose translation MSIEIKSTLKTDDLLEALKQFPQNIQKNVLNGALRAGCKPILDAAKENVPKDTGNLKKSLGIIKRRSRDKSKVRFSVTPRRGGKYDGFYAHMIEFGTSKMSAQPFMRPAFENQDNQSIEAAKKYMAKRIDKEVEKAKNGRS comes from the coding sequence ATGAGTATTGAAATTAAATCTACTTTAAAAACAGATGATTTACTTGAAGCACTAAAACAATTTCCACAGAATATTCAAAAAAATGTTTTGAATGGTGCATTAAGAGCAGGGTGTAAACCAATTCTTGATGCTGCTAAAGAAAATGTACCTAAAGATACAGGTAATTTAAAAAAATCTCTTGGAATCATAAAAAGAAGATCAAGAGATAAAAGTAAAGTTAGATTTTCTGTAACTCCTAGAAGGGGTGGTAAATATGATGGTTTCTATGCACATATGATTGAGTTTGGAACTTCAAAAATGTCAGCACAACCTTTTATGCGTCCTGCATTTGAGAATCAAGACAATCAATCTATTGAAGCAGCTAAAAAGTATATGGCAAAAAGAATAGATAAAGAAGTGGAGAAAGCAAAAAATGGTAGAAGTTGA
- a CDS encoding phage tail tape measure protein gives MAQTIGSVLIDVKADTQKLIQGFEKAEKKVESATKLMKNAIVGLASAASVGVFANMVKSSVDLADATGEAAEKIGVTTEYLSKMRYAAEFSGVSVGQLDAAISAMIRRTNNFKRDGGGAAANALNELGISADFARKNFTDVETTFNIIADRLSKLPDGLEKTAIAQDIFSKSASDVVRLANQGAEGIAELGRQAEITGNVISTEFAENAGALNDSLDTLSKAFTGIGNKLAVELAPSILTATRAFEGLLGIQRELSEYEINQEIKKTTEEIQKLGSEWNSMNDDLNEGYKNIFSLFKSETMLENGMDSHIQKIEKLSSKLTELQSKLYKETKTKEESGIQGQKTLREIQLEREIKALKDRLALLNKSNNPVIDKDLGYEFYQAEAQFEALDELYEKKDQLVKSFADKYKRSTMDKYDYEREMLLKEVQELETTEADKLQIREYYDSELQKINDRQVKEFENLQDESKPIWEQMGEDFDSGFGNAFANTLLNGENAFDGFLKSLASKFISSQVNKMFDGVGSSLFGGVGSFISTLFNANGNAFINGQVQAFATGGVVNSPTLFSHSGGLGVAGEAGSELIAPMRMGNGEMGVQSKPSKVTLNITNNTSSEITAEQVSELTKTNQNGEQERVITLVLDAISRNKNGSRDALRSLV, from the coding sequence ATGGCACAAACAATTGGATCAGTTCTTATTGATGTAAAAGCAGATACCCAAAAACTTATTCAAGGTTTTGAAAAGGCTGAGAAGAAAGTTGAATCCGCTACAAAATTAATGAAAAATGCCATCGTTGGACTTGCTTCTGCTGCTTCTGTTGGTGTATTTGCAAATATGGTTAAATCTTCTGTTGATTTAGCTGATGCCACAGGTGAAGCTGCTGAAAAAATTGGAGTAACTACAGAATATCTTTCTAAAATGAGATATGCAGCAGAATTTTCTGGGGTGAGTGTAGGTCAATTAGATGCTGCAATATCTGCAATGATTCGAAGAACAAACAATTTCAAAAGAGATGGTGGCGGTGCTGCTGCTAATGCTTTAAATGAACTTGGGATTAGTGCAGATTTTGCAAGGAAAAACTTTACTGATGTAGAAACTACATTTAATATTATTGCTGACAGACTTTCAAAACTTCCTGATGGGTTAGAAAAAACAGCAATAGCACAAGACATATTTTCAAAAAGTGCAAGTGATGTTGTAAGACTTGCTAATCAGGGTGCAGAGGGTATAGCAGAATTAGGGCGACAAGCAGAAATAACAGGGAATGTAATATCAACTGAATTTGCTGAAAATGCAGGTGCATTAAATGATAGTCTTGATACTTTATCTAAAGCATTTACAGGGATTGGAAATAAATTAGCGGTTGAGTTGGCACCATCTATCTTGACTGCGACAAGAGCCTTTGAGGGTTTACTAGGAATTCAAAGAGAATTATCAGAATATGAGATAAATCAAGAAATTAAAAAAACAACAGAAGAAATTCAGAAATTAGGATCTGAATGGAACTCTATGAATGATGATTTAAATGAAGGTTATAAAAACATTTTTAGTCTTTTTAAATCTGAAACAATGCTTGAAAATGGTATGGATTCCCATATTCAAAAGATTGAAAAACTTTCATCAAAATTAACAGAATTACAATCAAAATTATACAAAGAGACAAAGACAAAAGAAGAATCAGGAATTCAAGGTCAAAAAACTCTTAGAGAAATACAACTTGAAAGAGAAATAAAAGCACTTAAAGATAGATTGGCATTATTAAATAAAAGTAATAATCCTGTTATCGATAAAGATTTAGGCTACGAATTTTATCAAGCAGAAGCACAATTTGAAGCATTAGATGAATTATATGAGAAAAAAGACCAACTTGTAAAAAGTTTTGCAGATAAATATAAACGTTCAACTATGGATAAATATGACTATGAAAGAGAAATGCTTTTAAAAGAAGTTCAAGAACTTGAAACAACAGAAGCAGATAAATTACAAATCAGAGAATATTATGATAGTGAACTTCAAAAAATAAACGATAGACAAGTAAAAGAGTTTGAAAACTTACAAGATGAGTCTAAACCAATTTGGGAACAAATGGGAGAGGATTTTGATAGTGGCTTTGGAAATGCCTTTGCTAACACTCTACTAAATGGGGAAAATGCTTTTGATGGCTTCTTAAAATCACTTGCAAGTAAATTTATTAGTTCTCAAGTTAATAAAATGTTTGATGGAGTAGGAAGTAGTCTATTTGGTGGTGTAGGTAGTTTTATTAGTACATTATTCAACGCAAACGGAAACGCTTTCATCAATGGACAAGTTCAAGCCTTCGCAACGGGTGGAGTAGTTAATTCACCAACACTTTTTAGTCATAGTGGAGGACTTGGGGTTGCGGGAGAAGCGGGAAGTGAACTTATTGCACCTATGAGAATGGGTAATGGTGAAATGGGTGTGCAAAGTAAGCCTTCTAAAGTAACATTAAACATCACGAACAACACATCAAGTGAAATTACAGCAGAACAAGTATCAGAATTAACAAAAACAAATCAAAATGGAGAGCAAGAAAGAGTCATTACACTTGTACTTGATGCAATATCAAGAAATAAAAATGGAAGCAGAGATGCACTTAGGAGTTTAGTATAA
- a CDS encoding head-tail connector protein has translation MLKKTVTPTINVLEEVKAYMRITDTNEDATIQMLINSSVAFAENYTNRQFGVATFEFYIDSLVSGTCLAKTPLVSVDKIEYMDDNGDYQILDTSIYYSYEEDGIGKVEIIDDIPTYKEHKYAFKITFQAGYSDIPELLMSWLAYKVLEQFDGVETQVSKFANNVLDQFKISEF, from the coding sequence ATGCTTAAAAAAACAGTAACACCAACTATTAATGTATTAGAAGAAGTAAAAGCATATATGAGGATAACAGATACAAATGAAGATGCAACTATCCAAATGTTGATAAATTCAAGTGTAGCTTTTGCAGAAAACTATACAAATAGACAATTTGGTGTTGCAACTTTTGAGTTTTATATTGATTCTTTGGTAAGTGGTACTTGTTTAGCTAAGACTCCGCTTGTGTCGGTTGATAAAATCGAATACATGGACGACAACGGAGATTATCAAATATTAGACACATCAATCTACTACTCTTACGAAGAAGATGGAATCGGGAAAGTTGAAATTATAGATGATATTCCAACATACAAAGAGCATAAATATGCTTTTAAAATCACATTTCAAGCAGGATATTCAGATATTCCTGAATTATTAATGTCATGGTTAGCTTATAAAGTTTTAGAGCAGTTTGATGGTGTTGAAACGCAAGTGTCAAAGTTTGCAAATAATGTATTAGACCAATTTAAAATAAGTGAATTTTAA